CGCAAAGCACAAATCAGATCCACGGGAAGCCACGCCACGGCTCCAATAAAGCACACAACAATAAGCACATGCTTTATTTGCAATATAAAGAACCTTCAATAAATCTACCAACACCCACGGGCCACCACTGACTTCAGAGTGATTTTGTTATCCACTTACAATCAGTGCcaagtgtgtttctctttaCCTGGGTCCACAGCCACCACCATGTGCTTTATACACTCCTCTGGCCTCAGGGCCTTGGCAGCCTCTGCCAGAgctttcctctctgccttctgtctctcctgttcCTGCCTGTGTGCCTCCTTGccctgctgctgcctctcccTGGCCTCCCTCTTCCTCAGAGCCTCCTCCCTGGAAGCCTGGATCTCCTCCGCCGCCCGCTTGGGAGGTTTCCTCTTGGCGGGAAACGTGTCTGTGAGAGGCTTCGGAGGCAGCCATGGCTGAGGGAGAGCCACCAGTTCCTCTGAGCCACTCGAGCCCCCGCAGTTCACCGTTCTCACCTGATGGAAGCCGAGCGGACGCTCTGACTCTGAAAAACCATTCTGGCAAGAGAGATGCGAGCTGGCCAGATTGTAAGGCGAATGCTGCTCAGCATCTTTCCCATTAGTGACAGCGGAGGAGGCACTAATCACATTGCCTTGTCTCTGCTTGAGTCTCTGTGCCAGAGGGACATAACGTTCATCGTCATCAGAACCGCTGTtgatcatcatcacatcagCCGTCCCTGTACACATGCCAGCGCTGAAGATGGCTGCTTTTTCAGAGCCATTCGGGTCACAGGATTCTGGTTTCTCTGCACGGCTCCTGGAGGCTTGGCTGAGGAAGTCAAACACAGGAAACTCCTCATCCAGGTCACTGGTGGAGTCGCTGTAGCTGCCCATGGAAAAGTGACTGTAAGTGAGATGAGAGCAGAATTATCAAAGGATCACCACTGAACAGACAGTTCACCAAGCTTCATTCAGAaatctgtcacatttattttttagtgtTTAAGTGATATCACCATCTATCATATCATAAACTAGAATACACACTAAGTACAGGTATTTTACTGAATCCGGCATACAGACAACTCATCATGCAGAGCTTCATTCAGTAAATACCAAAACACTGTCCTTAATaccactgtgtgttttggtATTAAAGAAGACTAATTACAGAGAGTTTGGCAGAGCATAATGTtcacttaaaaagaaaaggccaaacactaaagacaagacaagcttaaaggtccagtgtgtagaatttagttgcatctagtggtctaatcgctgcattgcaattgcctcacatcaccctcaccttcgtagtgtaaaggagaaacagcaCTTTAAGGACCctggctgtgtccgaaatcactccctaaccactatgtagtgcactatatagtgaccacgccattttgtagtggtgtccgaatgtttagtgtccactatatagtgcactgcatgtatcccacaattcaccgcgaaatgtagtgaacatccgatggtcactaaccgaagcaagatatcccatcatgcattgccagaagttctctgggcgcggaaaggaaatacattgaaataaaaaagtaaataaaaagtaaataattgaattattgataaaacacaaacagccagactgacagtagatggcatttctatagcgctacatgagttttctaaaataacggtgtatgtttttttcggcggatggatgagaggatgaggatgatgcttaaatagaaaacaaaacacgaaaataaaacatacaggacagtaatcaaaagactctaattgaataaaaatgcagtagtaaatggacaagaattatgtgagacgacattaatgtggtacgttttaattgtgcgacagcaatgacgtaattaccggcgccaagagaagtgtccgaaagtgtccgaacattttttctgttaagctcactatatagtccactacatttatttccctatgtagggagtagggagtagggaatgagtgagtgatttcggacacagccccTGTTTAgagtcactatttagtttgtctgttctgggctactgtagaaacacagtgtttcaacatggcggcctccatgaaagaggacccgcttccactgtagatataaaagaatgattttttaaataacaaagacaaaaagattcttattttcaggggaTCATGcgtgaaaacatagttatgaatattatattccatgtctgcctcaTCCTGAAAAAAAcgccccaaatcttacacactgcacctgaGCTAAAAACCTGAGCCAACACTGAACAGCTCACAGTGACGTATGTTAGTAAACGTTACGTTAACTCGAAGTTACTTTACGAACTACACATTGCACAACGTTACTCACTTACTATGAACGCTCGGACACAGACGTGAGTCAATTCAAAGGTAGGATATTTAGGTAACCACTTGGCTCTATTTGTAATTATTTGTCTAAATGAACTCACAGCCCGCCCGCTGCAGTCCGGCTGTCTGTTGTCTGAGAGGTCGTTTGATTTCCCCGCCGGGTTGCACGGTAATGTTGCATTCACGTTCACTGAGCAACTCGACATTTGTGTTTCCAACGGACAGTCCGTTCATACGGTAAGtctgagatgtttttaaatcGTCTCTGTGTAAGTGAAATATGTTTGTAAAGCTCAAAATTAATATTAACCATTGAACGAAACTGAATTTATTGGCGTACTGTTACATATTATCTTATAAGTTATAATTTCACCgtgaattcatttcatttcaaatgtccaggcatttaaaatatgatttgtaGTCTTTTTTGATACAGCTGACGCAAGCTACGTGTTGCTTTGATAGGATATAGGTacaatgtgacatttattgTCGAATAACGATGATTGAGTGACAATATTGGCACCGCGTCGTTACGGCAAACGTTTTTCTGTGGGGGAACTTAAATGCAACACCAATACCGGATGTGACGCAAACACGCATCATCAATTACGTCACATTTTTCAAGATGGCAGCGCTGGCGTCCTTGACGCTGAAGTGCAGAGCAGGTGAATCtatatttatcatgttttatacatttatgaATTTATCAATAGATTGCGAGTAAGCGTTGAACGGGTTCATTAGTTCTCAGCAGGTCCGTGTTTTCTGGAAATATTTTAAACGTTTTGAAGCGGGAACACACGTTTGACATGCTAACTTCACTAgctgtgctagctgctctgtgtgtgaatgacacagtttcattcattaattcatttaatgtgaccatgtacagtattaaacatgaacataaacgattacatttgatgtactgcaccagagttagcttACAGCTATTTTTAatctgcagtcccttcggcagacacaattaaaacataataaatagatagatagactttattcatcccaaactgggaaattacagtgcagcagcagcattacacacagtgacgataacAACATAAGAAtagaaatataaagaacaaactatacataataaaatatcaaaatagcaatagtaaataaaatatattgtacaaaagtatattcagcaaattggcagtgttgatttggtgcaaagtaagaaaggagacatgtgcagtgactgtagaTTATGACTGTAAATTTTTAGCTGTTGTTAaacagtgtgatggcatgtggcaggaaagatttcctgtatctgtcccttcgacagcgcagctgtagcagcctgtgggagaaggtgctccgctgtctgtccactgtgtgatcgagagggtgctgctcattgtccatgatggataacagtttattcagccagtcccaccaggatttcgcgggccttttttgaaatagttgcctaaaatgcctgatgttgcatgaggcTTTCAAAAAAATTGAGGTGAAAGTAgtggtgctttttacatttttgttgcgaaggaagtgaaagttgcgataagttgcgattcgacagtcagCGTcgtcctctccaccacagtctcaagagactcAAGTCTCAGTCgaagaacagagccagccttcttgatgatcttctcaagtctgttggtgtcgctggctctgttgctgctgccccagcaaacaacagcagaaaagatggcactggcaacaacagactggtagaagatctccaacatcttgctgcacacgtTAAAGGATCTCAGCTTCCCGGGAAGTAGAGTCTGCTCATCCCCTTCTTGTACACAGCCTCGGTGTTAGATTTCcaaatattacagcacaataaccaacagtacaaagcaaaaaaacacacaggacacataacacaaaatgcaaagttacacacaatagcacataacatacacccacaatgtcagtggctacagagctgagtatcctttagcagactttttaatttggtttgaaatgtactgatggagctgcagctctttatatcgtcAGGTAGGGCATTCCACTgagttgtggctttcacagagaagaCTGATTGCCCAAATTCAGAGCGACAAAATTGTATGGTACAATCTCGTACAGAGATATTTTGGAGGATCTAATAGAGCTTACTGAGCGAATATACACAAAGTCACGTAGTGGAGGAGAGGGGCCAAACAATTTAAAACGTTATAAACAAGGcacaaatttgaaaaaaaaaaaaaaaattctcaaagctcagtaaattgtatttttccagtaCCCTACAGTGATGGAAATGTATTGGCTTTTTGTCTagagtttttagagtttgtttgtatatgGATTCAAGAGGTCTTATGGTTGTTTCCCCAGCCTGTCCCCAACATGTAATACAATAAGACATATGGGAAAGAATCAGCATGCATAAATATCTTTGCTGCGTCCAAAGAGAGACAGTTTCTAATATGTCTAAAATTTTCTAGTTGTACTTTATGGTTTTAACcgtttttaacatgtttcttaAAGTTCAAATTTGGATCCATTGTTACACCAAGATATTTAAAATTGGTGACTATGTCAATCCTTTCACCTTTGATGAGGATATCAGCGTTAGGAGGTTGTACCATGGTTTTAGAGAAAAACATACCCTTTGTCTTGTTTACCTTTAGACTCAGACATGATTGATCAAGTCACTGTGTGATCCTCTCCAATGCAATTGTTGGCTTAGCAGCTGCTAACTGAGCTGTTTTTGCACGTGTGTACACaacagtgtcatctgcatacattacatcatcatatatcatatatatatatatagatatagagagagagagagagagagagagagagagagaataaatcTTGTGCGTCACTAATTAACTGTTTTGTAGCATCACCAAGACTGTAGACGTTTGGGAGAGTTGCTGACACACCAGctcacaataaaatgtgtctgtataaACTGTCAGATTTGAAATGGACTTTGTGATGTCATGACGTACAGTGTATATGAGTGGTTGGGCTGAAACTGGACGACAGTGTGACTTGACgtggatgtgtttgtgctgctggtCTCAGGTCTACTGGGGCCCGCTCAGTCGTCTCTTCTGGACTCTGTGAGGTTCGCCTCGAAGAAGGCCGGAGGGAGCAGCAAGAACCTCGGAGGAAAGAGCCCCGGACGGAGATACGGCTTCAAGAAACAGGACGGTAAGAAGAAGTTTGTTTTAAAGCGTTGTTCGTCCTCATCCTCAAGTTCACTGGAATGACAGCCTTTAGGTTGTGGAGATAATCTTCACGCCTTTTTCAAACTCCCCACCTAGGTGTTACAAATAGATACTGACACAGAGGAGCTGATGCACAGCAGGAGGTCAGATTAGACACACAGCACACGCCCAGACCAACAGTGAGCTTACACTCAGTTAAAACTAATCTAGTCTGATTCAACAGCATTATTAGTTTGAGCCAGGTGAATCTGTTGGTAAATGAGTGTAGAGGTATGTGTTTCGAGAATGTTTCACTTCTTGCTGCTCAAAGGAAACATCTGCTGTATTACTCTTGTTGTTGACAAATCGCATGAAGTTTATTCCACAGCAAATACACTGTTTGAGTCAGGTTTGTTCTCAACTAGATTATCTGTCGTCAGGTAAGACCCTCATTCTTTGGACTTGCCTCTACAGGCGGAGTGGAGAAGTCAAAGTGTTGAGCGATGGAATAACACTctgttggttttggtgtttttatgggatttgttaACAATATTGAGCAAAAACAGCCTTATTTTTAGGGGTTGTACTTTAGGATGATAAACATTGAAGCACCAAGCAGGTTTGTCATATTCTTTGAACTCAACAGAAGTTGCTCTCACTGTACAATGTAACATCAGTGAAACATCTGTGCAGACTTTTCTTTCTTggattatataatattttatatatttacagagTTAGATGTGAAAACATTCTGTTTATCTCTCgctttggtcatttttattttgtttctgttgagtTTTAATGTTCCGATGATCTGCGAGGTAAAATGATTCTGTCAGTGCAGTCTGACTTTGAACAGAGACGTATGACAGCTGTCTCCAGTTTAACAAAAAGGTATCCAGATGTCTGCATGATCATTTCCACAATGCTGTCTGACACTGATAATAACTGTAGCTCTCTCACTCTGTACTGGGCTATTTTCCTAAATCATTTTTCCTATCAGTCACACAGATATGAAAATTATGgttgaaaaataccaaagttgCACTTTAAGTGTAGATAAACAAGTTTAAAGATATTCCCTCTGATGGGTTATCTCATTCAAACAAGTCTGTGCTGGATGATTttacatgaatatataataattaacatTGATATAACATCTTTTCATCTGTTCACCAGGTAACTTTGTCCATGCGGGTAACATCCTCGCCACGCAGAGGCAGATGAGGTATCACCCAGGAGCTCATGTAAGTCACACATTCTCTGTTCAGACATGTTGATTGGCTGTAGTGAAAGTGGACACGTTATCATCAAACACCTCCTTCtgttctccttcctctctccttcaggtGGGGATGGGAACCAACAACACGATCTTCGCACTGGAGGATGGCTACGTCAGGTTCACCAAGGAGGTCTACGTCCCAGCGCCACGAACCCCCGAGGCCACAAAGGTCATCACCAAGCTGCCAAAAGGAGCCGTGCTCTACAAGACCTTCATCAACGTCCTGCCAGTCAAACAGGAGGGCAAGTTTAAGCTGGTGGACATGGTCTAAAGATGACTGGAATGCACTGGACTGGACTGGGAGGTCATTGTTGTTTCCAAGATATTGTTGAGGATCAAGAAGGATTTGTTCTGACCAATGGAAGTGAGACTGTGAGCCAGAGAGGAGTCAGTAACTGGTCACACATGAACAGTTAGAAGTGTGTAACTATGCATCTGTGTCATTCATTACAGTTATTGTCATGTTCAGACACACTTACCACCTTCACAAACTGAGGTACCATTTCCATAATACTGAATCTctgctgtatttactgtattaaagtTTTCTATGAAAAGTCTTTATGTTTATGACTATGGGTTCTGTGTTGAGGGTGTTAACAGCACACTGTCAATCCAGTCTGATCACACCAATCTGCTGCACACCGGTTTGATGTCATCAGAGTTTTCATGGTTTATATAAGAAtaatccataaaatatgataatcTTTAGTTTACTTTAACTTAATCTGAatttacagaaaaataatgaatttgaaGACAAATGACTCAGGATTACTCGCATGTAACGCCTCTCTGCAGTATAACTGACTCCATCTGTTAGTAATTTTTTGGCAAACAAAGCTGTACATGTCCTTTCATAGcccataaaacaggaaatatttcCATAATGATTTATGGTTGTTTATATTGTCAtattaatctaatttaatacgttgaaaataatatttaagtGAAAGAACTAATGCAGTGAGATCTCTGGGACCCTGCACAGTAATGGGAGTAAACCTAATGTCAACAAAACCAAAGCTATATgtagattttagattttagtcatattatttaatataattaaagaATTCaagatttgtaaaaaaaaaaaaaaaaaattgtaaaaagaaaataaacatctatAGCTGGAAAAGTGCAATGCCTGAAATTGACCACAAGATGTCGTGCAGTCACTGCATCACAGCATTATGTGCTGCTCAGTTTGATAAGATTTTACCCACATACTTTGGTTTGGAGTCCCAGTTGCAGATGTAAGTCTTCACCATGTGCTGATGATGGAGCGCATTCAGCTTTGATGAAATATGATCAAACCAATCATGataatagataaatagataaaagtgttaaaaaaatatttataatttgttATCACTAACAATGTCACAGAGAAgtaacaaacatttgatttcaaGTTTTCAAGTGattcatgggaaaaaaaagtcttactCTGCAACATACAAACTGTCCACAAGGTGGCATTCAGTCTCTGCAACGTCAGTGTATGAGCGCCTCCTGATTTTGTGTTAGTATCAGGATCCAGATTGCACATTGATGATGGATTGCAGGTCCATTTGTTAAAAGAttgaatttacaaaaaaatatagttAGTTTTAAGAGAAATATGACTCAGGATTACTCAGATCTCCGAGCAATCTATCAGAACCTCATACAATCAGTCCCTGTATAAAATGTGTTGTGCAAGGCACAAACCTATCAGCAAGGTATTTTGTCAGCATTCCTCTGAAAGAGCATGAAACATGACTtaggaaaaaaacaggaagagttGTGTTTCAGCTGCCTGTGGTATGCTGGGGGAGTGTTGGTATTGCCTGGTACACTGTATGGGAGTTGGAACGCTGTCATGAAGCAGAAAGAATGATTGATGCAAGGAGCTTGCAGACATGGCGTTTGAATTCAGTGTGTGGGTTCATTTGCACTCCACTGCCTGATTGGATAATGTACCGTGAAGAAACTGAGGAATGTTTCtataaaaaagtgaaagtaaataGATTCTTTGATATCTTTACATGTTTGTCCTCTTTGAAAAGATAAGAACATGAAGTTACTGAATAGCCACTGGCTATTGTTACAAGATCTGCATTCTTGGTTCTCAGTCCAGGCCAGCATCAGTACTGGTCATCCAACAATAGATGCAAAACAGAAGTACAAATTCTTTGacagtgtgtggtttgtgttggGTTATAGAGTAACCCGGTGCTGTCGCACTTTACCTCTCAAATTCAAAGTAACAGTCATTAATGATGAGCACAGGCCAAACACAGTTACTGTTTAAGAAATACCTGGTCTGGACTggtttgtacagacattcacgGTCCCTAGAGGATACATCCTACTGACTTGAGTGATCCACTGACTTCTCTCCTAGTGCCAACAGCAGGACTATATTTGTGGTTCTTAGTTTAGTTTGACAGTTACTGAATGGGTTACCATGAAATTAGTTtttcatggtgcccagaggatgtATCTTCATGATTTTGTTGACGACCAACATGTTTAGAACAAGTTTTCACCTATTCAGTCAAATATTTGAACATCTGCCTAATAGATGGGCATGACAGTTTGTACAGACTTTCATGGCTCCTGGATGATGAATACTAAGGACTTCAATGATCCCCCTGACCTTTCCTCTAGCTGCATAATTTTGCATGAAATGTCTCAACGAATGAGCAGGTCGCTGTGAAATTTCATTTAGACATTTGTGCCCCCTACAGGATGACTTGTTAGGACTCTTGTGGTCCTCCTCCTGAGTTTTTATCATCAGGTCGTCATTTCAATTTAGTTTATGACCAGATGATATTCCCGTGAGCCTCAGGTGTATTTTGTGTTAAGTGCTAAGTGATTAGCAAATGTAAGCACGCACATGCAAGGATGGTCAACATAATCTGccaaacattagcatgtcattttgaaaaaaaaaaaaaactaaacactaCTACATACTGTTAAGTAAGTTTTAGTTTCCAGTTTCTCTATAACAACATAGAAAACAGTCAGTAAGGTTTTTCCTACATTCTATTAATCTAGTTAATTTTTAATCCGAAAATAATGAAATTGTTCTGGGTGTCAGTGAATAGCTTTCACATTTTATAATGGACTATAACAATGaggaataatataataaagaggTTTTTTGACTCTTATAAAAGCAAATGTCTAAAGGAAACATTGAACATTCAGGATTTCACTGGTATTTAATTGATATTGGCCTCagtacaaaaatattttgatcAAGGAATCATATTTGTGAAACCTTTAAACCCATTACAAGAttctcaaaaacaaaatgaaaaacttgCCAGTAATTGCAAGAACAATGCAGAGACATGTTATTCAGACTGCATCAGAGTCATTATCATGAGAATACCTCCAAGCACAATCACATAGATCTATCAACAGCTCTGCCTCAAAGCACAGGCGTTCCCTTCCCGGAGCCCTTTTCTTGTCCCTGATCACGTCAGTTTCTTGGCGTTCTTTCTCATGCTGTGGCTTGGCTGCAAATTCTTGGACCATCAGATAGACAGAAACCTGGAGCTCTCTGCCGGGCAGTAGGAAGAAGATGCACCCTGGAGTGCTGAGGATGGTTGACGGgggttgatgtgtgtgtcttcactgAGGTATGAGGAGTGATCATGGGAGTGGACTGACAGGCGGACATCCAGAGAGTGAAGATGTACGGGTGAAATTTCAAGGGAGTGGCGAACAGTTTCTTCATATGTTGGTGGAGGCTAAAGCAGAACATGATaatggaaatattttgtttattatttgatcCAGAGATGTTCTTATAGGGAAACTCTGCAACTTTAGACATAAAGATCTGTTTGCCAGACATGTGACGCAAGTCATTTAGTCAAACAAGTCAAGTCGAGTTCTTAATTAAGGCAAGGCAAGTCCAAAGTCAAGTCACTGGTCagactgtgaaaacagttgtgcGTTAACTATTGTTGCTCTGGAGGAAGTTTCAAAATTCTAAGAAAACAACcaagatgatgtcatcagggtgaGGAGTTTAAATGAGCATTCCCCAGTCAAGGAGAGTCTATCAAACAAAGGTGCGGCTCAcagcattgtgggaaatgtaatCCCACCTTCAAGCCATGCCAGCATCTCAGAGTACTTCGCCAATTCAAATAAGTCTGGTCTTGTGCTCACTGATGGATGTTTCTATTATTTGGAGAAACAATAAACCAACCAAAATCAAGTACCTGGACTTCATCTTCCTACATACTGTAGCTAGCTatccaaaatgtcaacaaactCACACATCACCATCTTAATCACCTCCTGACTCCAGTTCCACATCCCACGGACATGAGAAGCAGAGAAGATGGTGTCAAGGTGAAGTGAAGTAAAGGTTTTACACATGTTGTTGGGGAAACCACCTGGAAGCTCCTGAAAGACCGAACAGGATCTGCATCGGTCACTCACCTCTTCGTTGTAGCCACTGAGGCCGAAGCGCTGTGAAATCAGAGAGTGGATCTGCCTCTGCCGGTCCTTCTTACGAACGCTCTCATAGGACGGCAGCCTCGGCAGAGCCTCACTCAGGTGGTAGTCATTTGGCTTTCCAATTATAAACAGTCTTCCAGGAAGCTAGATATATGATACAATAGATGATATATGAAACTTCTAGCAGCTGCACAAGCTGTGTTTCAAATGTTTGCAGAGATCAGGTCTCCTCAGCTGGaaagtcttattttgttttttacctgtgGTCCAACAGCTCCCTGGTTCATGGCAGCACTGTGCTCATTACGGGCAACGCCAATCAAAGAGTGTCTGCTGTGGTAATGAGGTGAATCATCCTGGGAGAGAGATGACTAGAGATTAGCTACAATCTTACAATAGTTTCTGTTAAGTTACTCTGATAATTATAGTGGTTTCATttaaacatctacagtatgGTTATATTTCACACAGCAATACATTCAGGCAATACTTCAACCGTTCATAGTGAATGCTGTGCAGTGTCAGTGATCAACACCAAATATTAAAATAGAATCATGAAGATGAATCATTATGAAGCACACATTGGTGCCATTTCCCACAGCagatgtgaaataaaacacacagtgggGATTATTTCACCTGGGAGGCTAAACTACTTCTTGGTCTTTCCTTAAAGatgcagtgtgtaaaatttgtggcctttatttttagaataaggCATATAGGAAcacaatattcataactatgttttcatgtatatATAATctcctgaaaataagaatctttttgtttttgttacttaaaaatcatccttttatatctacagagggagtggGTCCCCTTCAGTGGAGG
The nucleotide sequence above comes from Larimichthys crocea isolate SSNF chromosome XVI, L_crocea_2.0, whole genome shotgun sequence. Encoded proteins:
- the mrpl27 gene encoding large ribosomal subunit protein bL27m, with amino-acid sequence MAALASLTLKCRAGLLGPAQSSLLDSVRFASKKAGGSSKNLGGKSPGRRYGFKKQDGNFVHAGNILATQRQMRYHPGAHVGMGTNNTIFALEDGYVRFTKEVYVPAPRTPEATKVITKLPKGAVLYKTFINVLPVKQEGKFKLVDMV
- the LOC104935517 gene encoding uncharacterized protein LOC104935517, with amino-acid sequence MMAPELLTVIVASVSCIAFCLVIFVLVVVFYRKEPLCCRFRPHRTEHYTDDSPHYHSRHSLIGVARNEHSAAMNQGAVGPQLPGRLFIIGKPNDYHLSEALPRLPSYESVRKKDRQRQIHSLISQRFGLSGYNEEPPPTYEETVRHSLEISPVHLHSLDVRLSVHSHDHSSYLSEDTHINPRQPSSALQGASSSYCPAESSRFLSI